AGACGCAATAGCGTTATGGACCGATTTAAGCGCTAGTTTGTCTTTAGAGACCGATCAAAGTATTCGATACTCAGGAGTCGATTCGCGACGTGCGATGGCGGGCCACTGTCGTTATATGCGTGCATATCCGACCGTATATGGCGGCAAGGCCACCGAATCGAAATAACTCCATACTGCTACGACTTTCGAACGGACACGAAGATGGACCGGCTTGACGCGTTAAGGCTGTTTGTCGAAATCGCCGAGGCCGGGAGCTTTTCCGCGGCCGCGCGAAAGAGCACGGTGTCGACATCGACAGTCACGCTCGCGCTGCAAAAGCTTGAAGAGGAAGTGGGCGCGCGCCTCATCATGCGCACGACGCGCCGCCTCGCCTTTACCCATGAAGGTCAGCGCTTTCTGGACGACGCGCGCCGCGTACTCGCGGATTGGGATGCCGCGATTCTGAGCCTGCGCGAAGACGGTCCATTGAACGGGCCGATCCGGTTGACCGCCAGCAACGATTTCGGCCGCACGCGCGTCGTGCCATTGCTCGACAAGTTCATGAGCGAGCATCCGCAAGTGCAGGTGTCGCTGCTGCTGACGGATGGTCATGTCGATCTCGTCGATCAACATCTGGATCTCGCGCTGCGCAACGGCCCGCTGATCGACTCGCGGCTTAAGGCGCGGCTGTTGCTGACGGGGCCGCGTGTGGTATGCGCCGCGCCGTCGTATTGGGCGACGCATGGCAAGCCGATGCACCCGGCGCAACTGTCTTCGCACAACTGCCTGATTCTCGCGCGTCCCGATGCGCCGTTTTCGAACTGGCCGTTCGTCGTCGACGGCAAGCAGATTGCGGTGAGAGTGTCCGGCAACCGTGTGGCGAGCGACGGCGGCGTATTGCGCGAATGGGCCGTGCATGGCTACGGCGTGATACTGAAGAACCGCTGGGATATTTATCATGAGCTGATGTCGGGCAGACTCGAAACGGCGCTTGATTCTTTCATCGGCGAGCGCGTCGATCTGTTCGCCGTCTATGCGGGCGCGGTGCCGAGCCGCCGCGTTGGCACGTTTATCGACTTCATTGCGCGTGAACTGTCGGTCGACGATACGCTCGAACTGCATCCGCTCGACAGTCTTCGTCCGCTTTAGCGACGGGCTTCGATTGTTCAGACTTTAATAGACCTTCCGTGACGCCGGTTGCACCGGCTTGCAAAAGCGGGTAGCCTAACTCCGATTGCATTTGTCGGAGTGACTATGTCTCACATCAGCGCAGGCGTCGAATATGGGTTGCACTGCCTGCTTTTTTTGACGGAAGCGGCGCCCGGCGGCGTGGCCGAAGCGAGTGTGCGCGATCTGGCGGAACTGCAAGGCGTGCCCGCCGACTATGTAGCGAAACTGTTTACGAAATTACATAAGGCCGGGCTGGTCATTGCTACGGAAGGGGCGAAGGGCGGTTTTGCGCTCGCGCGTCCGGCAAACCAGATTTCGGTGCTCGACGTGGTGACGGCGATCGATGGCGACAAGTCCTTGTTCGAGTGCCGGGAAGTGCGCACGCGCTGTGCGGTGTTCGGCGAGACGGCACCAACCTGGGCGACGAGCGGCGTGTGCTCGATTCATGCCGTGATGCAGAACGCCGAGAAGCGCATGCGCGAGGCGCTGGCATCGCAATCGCTGGAGGACCTGGCGGTCCGTACGACGGCGAAGGCGCCGCGCACCTATGGCCCGCAAGTCGTGAAGTGGCTGGACGGCCGCACGACGGGCAGGCGGCGCGAGCGTGGTGGTTCGCGCAGTGGTTCAACGCCTGGCGCGCGTTCCTGAGCGACACGCCGTTGACATGACAAAAGGCCGCAGCCTTGAAAGCTGCGGCCTTTTTGTTTTGCGGCTTTGTGCTGACGATTACGCCGTCTCTTGCAACTCGCTGCCCACGCGCGCGCGCTCCCATGCGGCCCAATCGGCTGCGACGCTTGCCAGCTCGGCGTGCGCGCGCTTCAGCGCCTCGATGCGCGCTTCCTGATCCGAGAACTGCAATGGCTGCGCATCAACGAAGCGCGGATCGTTGGCACCGATGAAAGCAAATGCGGCTTTGAGCGCCGGCGTCAGCGCATCCATCGACGAAAACGGGTTCCCGGGACGCAAATCTGCGCCGCGCGTCGTGATGAACAGCACCTTCTGACGGCTCAACTGGCCGACGATGTTTCCGTCCGCGTCCGCCTTGTACGTAATGCCGGGACGCGTGGCGCTGTCGATGAACGCCTTGAATGCCGAAGGCATCGACCAGTTGTACATCGGCATCGCAAACACGAAGGCGTCGGCTTCGAGCAGCCGTTTGCAAAGCGCGTCGGAGGCGGCCAGCGTAGCGCGCATCTCAGCCGTGCGCTCGTGCTCTTCCTTGTAGGTCGCGATGGCAAAGGCCTCGGTGACGTGCGGCGGCGTATCGACCGTGACGTCCAGATAGTCGAGCTCGACATCCACGCCCTCGGCGCGCAGGTTTTCGATGAACTGGCGCGACAGGGCGCGGGAGTTGGACCGTTCGCGCTTGGCGCTCGAATCGACGTGGAAAATTTTCATCTGGATCTCCAATAACTGCGATCAAAGTTGTCGTAGTTGTGAGGATAGAGAGTTTGCCCGCAGTGCGCAACAGAGGGGGCGCGAGCGTGGGTGGACGCGCGTGCGTTTCGAAGGGGCGCAGGAAAGCGGCGACGCCTTACGCGGCAAGGCATTGCGGGGTTGTTGCGCGGCGCGGCGGGCTGATAAGAGAGAAAAACGGGATTCAGTGTTGCGCGGGATGACTGCGGTTGCGACGCAGGTTTCACCTCGGTGCAGTCGTGCCATCGAATGGGCGAACGGGCGCTTTTCGCGTAACCCTTGCAAAAGTCATGCGTATGACAAAGGCACGCAACGCCATAACAGGCCATGCGTACACAGAAGGATGGATGCTGCGCGCGCAACGAATGTTGCCGCGTGAAGCGCATGCGTCAATCGACGACGCGCAGCACCAATATGTGGAAGCGCCGGAGCTTCACAGCCTGTGGCGTTTAAGGTTTGTTCAGGTTTTTCGCCGCACACACAAGAACGTGCATATGACATCAATCGAGCATGATTGCGCTCGGACAGGACGGCACGGCGGATGCCAGAATCATCCTGTCGCGGTTAGCGGGGAAATAGCTTTCGCAAGCCCTTGGTCGAAACACCGGGTCGCCACGCCGGATCGGCATACCCGTCAGCACGCAGAACGAGTCCATGCGTGCGAGACCGATTCGCCATACCTGATCCGCGTAATGACCTGAGCGTGGATCGCTCCAGCACACGCTAAGTGTCTTCGACGACAGTTGTTCAAGAATGGAGATATGCGCCGGCGGTGGCTCGACCTCGACAGGCTCTAACGCTTCAGGCGGTGGCCGCTTGGTCATGCGAAATTTCTTTTTTGGACCGTATTGTGCTTTCCTGGCAGATTCAATAGGTGTGGGCATCAGGACGCCTACCAATGCGCGTCTAACGATATCTTCTTCAACCGGACGAGTCATCATTTCACCTCCGTCACAGAGTTTGGCTGGCGGCACGCTCCTTCGCGGCCGAGGTGCTGCTGCTGACGTCAACAGTGTTGTACGGTGTGGCTCGCAAGGCAGATCAGCGACTTGCCTGCATGGCGCGCAGCGATACGCGAAACCGAGTCCCGACATCAACGCGCCGTGACTCCATATTGGACGTTCAGGCGGCCATACAGCAAGTTAAGCGTTGTTAACCGGAAAGTGCAACGTAATACTTTCCGCTTCAGGTGTCTTTTCTTAACGCCCGATAAAGCCTGCGCTAACTATATGTAAAGCAAGCATGTCGGCTTAAAGATGTATTGCCATTACTTCTTGTCCCATGTGACGAGGTCTTTATCGTTGTCGTCAGCGACAAAGATGGCGAGCAGCTTTGCAGGCTTCGTCTTGCTTGCGTTTTCGCTGACCATGTGATGCACGCCCGGTGCTTCTGTCCAGCTTTCACCGGCGTGATACACGCGCGCTTCGCCATCGTCGACCTTGCTTCGGATCTCGCCCTGCAGCACGTAGCCGACCACGAATGCCTGACCATGACGATGCGACGGCGACACGCCGCCCGGTTTGTAGTCGACGACGATGGCCGTCATGGTCTTGCCGGGCACATTTGCAATCGGCGTCTGGAACGCGGGGCTGATGTGCTCGCGCGGCCCATCGACACCATGCGCGTGCGCCGCGTGAGGCGCCGTCAGTGCGATGCAGGCTGCCGCCGTGGAGGCAAGAACGGTCTGAACGAAATTCACTTTAACTCTCCGAAGAATGAATGGTTTGCGATGGCGCCGCGCAGCAAGCGGGGCAGGCCGGCATCGTCTGCATGACGGCTATGTCATACAGACGTTTTAACTACGACTAACTAAGTCGTAGTTCGGAGAGTAAACGCTTTTTTGACGGCATGCAACGGAACGTACGTTCACCTGCTGCTTGCAATTTCCATTTTCACGGAATGGATTCTTGCTATCTTTGTCATCTGTGTCTAGAATTCGCGAAATTGACAACTATGTCAAAGATGGCGGGAAAATGACCCGAACATGACAAAACTGCCACGCGTCGCGCGGCCTCAAGCGGAATCCATACTCATGTCCACCGATGCTTCACTTCCAACAACATCTGCCAACGGTCAAACTGCCGTATGGCGGCACATCTTCGCGGGCTTCTGCGCGAGCCTCGTCGGCATCGGGCTGGCGCGCTTCGCCTATACACCGCTGATTCCGCCGCTCATTCAGGCGCACTGGTTCGCGGCATCGGACGTGGTGTATCTGGGCGCGGCGAATCTTGCCGGGTATCTGCTCGGTGCGTTGCTCGGCCGTCCGGTCGCGCATCGTCTGACGAACACACATACGCTGCGGGCCATGATGGTGCTGGTCACGGTGACCTTTCTGGCGTGCGCGTTTCCCGTCTCCGTCGCGTGGTTCTTCTTCTGGAGATTACTGTCGGGCGTCGCGGGCGGCGCGATCATGGTGCTGGTCGCTGCAACGGTGCGGCCGCATGTGCCGGCGGATCGTAAGGGTCTCGCAAGCGGTGCGATCTTTCTGGGCCTTGGCGTCGGCATTGCGGCTTCGGGGACGATCGTCCCGTTGCTGCTCAATCTCGGCTTGCACAACACGTGGATCGGCATCGCGATCCTCTCCGCGGCTTTGACGCTGGCAACGTGGTACGGATGGCCGTCGGCGACGAAAGCGCACGCACATTCCGCGCACGCTGCTCCAACTGCGAAGACGCACAACCCGTCGACAGTTCGTGTGCTTTACGCCGAGTACGCGTTGATGGCGGTCGGCCTTGTTCCCACGATGGTTTTCCTGGTCGATTTCATTGCGCGCGGACTTGGCGCGGGCGCGCATGTCGGTGCGGCATATTGGATTCTGTATGGCGTTGGTGCCATTTTCGGCGCGCCCGTATATGGATTCATGGCCGATCGCTTAGGCGGGCGCTTTGCAATCCGCGCGCTTACGCTGTTGCAGATCGTCGTGGTCGCAGCGTTCGCGATGTCCAGCAATCAAATCGTAATCGGCGTGCTGACGCTCGTCATCGGCAGTTTTCCGCCGGGCATCGTGCCGATGATGCTTGCGCGCGTCCATGAAGTCCTGCCGCACGATCATGCCGGGCAGCACAGGGCATGGAGCCGCGCCACGACGACGTTTGCAGCATTTCAGGCGCTCGCGGGCTACTCGTATTCGGCATTGTTCAATAGCAGCGGTGGCAACCATCGCCTACTCTTTGTAATTGGCGCGGTGGCACTCGTGTTCGTCGTCCTGGTCGACTGCGCGGCGCCGTTGCTTGCGCGAGAGCCTGGTCAAAAACAGAACAACCGATAAGGCAAAAAATCGCAGCGTTACTCATCGTTTGAAAAGCGCACCCGATCAGGTCGATTAAAGAAGATCGCGGGGCGCCTCGCGTGAGTCACGTTAACAAGGATTAACTACCGCTCACGCGTTCAGCGACCGACAATTCCCACTTCCAGTTTCGCAATGACGTGCGTGTATCGACGCGGAGGTTTCGAACGTGAAGGCAGGCGTGGACCGTCCGTTCCGGAACACCACGGATGACGCCGATGCGCAGCGTCCCGAAGGCGTGTTGCCGCTGTCGATGCCACGCGGCAGCACGCGGCTCGCGCTGATACCGCGTCTGCTGATTCTCGGCGTGTGCGGCTGGTCGCTGATCGAAACGCCTGCGGAGTTCGATTCTTCCGCTGGCGATCTGGGCATCGCGGCTCTCGCACTGGCGAAGATTGCGTGGATCGTGATCGGCGTGGCAGCCGCGCGTGGAACGAGGCGCGCGCAATGGATCTTTTCGTTTCTGTGCGGACTGAGCCTCGTCGCCATCGTGCCGGGCCTGCCCGTCGAACTGAACCAGTCGGCGTGGATCTTTACGCAATCGCTCGTGGAATGCGTGCTCAAGGCAGGCGCTCTGCTCGCATTGGGGTTGTCGCGCGTCACGCGTCCCGCCGCCGTCGATCTCGCGTCATGGCATGACGATGACGCAAACATCCAGCGGCCTTGAAAGCAGCCTTAAAGAACCTCTCACGTACTGCATTTCGCGAATGCTCTGCATCGACTTCTAGACGGCCAACGGCCTCTTGAACAGATCGCGCGCGATCGAGCAGAACAGTTCTGTCGTAGAGCTTTGATCCTGCAAACGCCGGCTCATGATGATCGGCGACGACACATTCGTTTCCTCGATCGACCGATAGGTCACGCCGCGGGCCCGCAAACCCCGCACACTCTCCGGCACGAGACACACGCCCACTTGAGCGGCAACGAGTCCTAGTGCCGTCTGCAGTTCCCGTACCTCGTGAACGGCGGCCGGTTCGACGGCGTGGTCGCGGAACGCGGACAACTGTTGATCCGCGTAGCTCGGGCGCGGCGTCGACGGATAGATGATCAGCGTTTCTTTCGACAAAGCGTCGAGCGTCAGTTGCGCCACGTCGGCGAGCGCGTGGCCCGAGGGCAAGGCGGCAATCAACGGTTCCTCGACGAGCACTTCGCGCGCCAGTTGCGATTCGTCGAAACGCAGCCGGCCAAAGCCCACGTCGATGCGTCCGCCCTTGAGCGCGCTCAGCTGCTCGATCGTAAACATTTCGATCAGCGAAATCTGGATCAGGGGCGCCGCTTCCCGAAATGCGCGGATCACGTCGGGCAGCGGGCCATACAGCGTGGACGGCACGAAACCGATCACGATGCGCTCCGCGAGCTGCGCAAGCCGCCGCGTGAGCGGCAGCAGCTCATCGCTTTCTTCGAGCAGGCGCTTGGCCTGCGCATAAAAGACGCGCCCGGCTTCCGTCAGCTTGAGCGGGCGCGCGCCGCGTTCGAACAGCGCAAGCCCCACCGTGTCTTCGATCTGCTGGATCTGCCGCGAGAGCGGCGGCTGCGTCATGTTCAGGCGCTCGGCGGCCCGAGTGAAGTTCCTTTCCTCGGCCACCGCCACGAAATAGCGAAGTTGACGCAGTTCCATCTATGCCCCGAAGGTATGGAAATAGACTTAATCGGACTTGGACGGATTCTGCCGGCACCCCTAGTATGGGCACATCAGCAGGAGAGCCGTATGATACCAAGCGCCGTTCAGATACAAGCTGTAGAGACTATTCTCGTCGATGTTCCGACGATTCGCCCGCACCGCCTGTCGGTCGCCACGATGAATTGCCAGGCACTTGTGCTGATCCGCATTCAATGCGCGGATGGTATAACGGGCTGGGGAGAGGCGACCACAATCGGTGGTCTCGCGTATGGCGAGGAAAGCCCCGAAAGCATCAAGACCAACATCGACACCTATTTCGCGCCGCTGCTCAAGGGCATGGACGCGACCCGTCCCGGCCAGGCGATGGCGAAGCTGCGCGAATGCTTCCAGGGCAACCGCTTTGCGAAGTGCGCGATCGAAACCGCGTTGTTCGACGCGCAGGCACAGCGTTTCGGCGTGCCGCTGTCGGAGTTGTTCGGCGGCCGCGTGACGGATTCCGTCGAAGTCGCATGGACGCTGGCGAGCGGCGACACAGGCCGCGATATCGACGAAGCGCATCAGATGCTGGAAATGAAGCGGCACCGCGTGTTCAAGCTGAAGATCGGCACGCGCGCACCGGCTGAGGACATCGCGCACGTCGCAGCGATCAAGGCGGCCGTGGGCGACCACGCTGAAGTCCGCGTCGACGTGAATCAGGCGTGGAGCCAGGCGGAAGCGCTGTGGGCGTGCGAACGCCTCGCGGACGCGGGCTGCAATCTGATCGAGCAACCCATCGCCGCCGACGACCGTCGCGGCCTCAAGCGTCTCACGCATCTCTCGAAAGTGCCCATCATGGCCGACGAGGCGCTGCATGGTCCCGTCGATGCATTCGATGTCGCCAGCGAGCATGCGGCCGATGTATTCGCCGTGAAGATCGCGCAATCGGGCGGCCTGACGGGCGCGGCAAGCGTGGCGGCGATTGCGCTTGCTGCGGGCGTCGACCTGTACGGCGGCACGATGCTGGAAGGCGCGGTCGGCACGATCGCTTCGGCGCAACTGTTCAGCACGTTCCGCGAATTGAAGTGGGGCACTGAGCTGTTCGGGCCGTTGCTTCTCACACAGGAAATTCTCACCGAGCCGCTGCGCTACGAGAACTTCTCGTTGCAATTGCCGCAAGGCCCGGGACTCGGCATTCAACTCGACCTCGACAAGATCGGGAGACTGCGCCGCGATTCGAAGCATGGCGCGAGTGTGGTCAAAGGTTAGCAATGGCGGTGCTGAATCCGCAGCGCCTTAAGAACCGCCCTAAGCACATTTGGCATCGTCATCAGTGATTGGACTAAAAGGAGACATCCCCATGGACATCAAAACCATCGACGCCCTGTTGAACAAGATCAACGAAAGCGCCACGCACGAAGGTAATGCCCGCACGAAGCAGGTGGTCAACCGCATCATCCGCGATCTGTTCATCACGATCGACGAACTCGACGTGACGCCGAACGAATTCTGGTCAGCGCTGAACTATCTCGGCGAAGCGGGCCAAAGCGGTGAGCTGGGTCTGCTGGCGGCGGGTCTCGGCTTCGAGCACTTCCTCGACGTGCGTCTCGACGAAGCGGAAACCAAGGCAGGCCTCCAGGGCGGCACGCCGCGCACGATCGAAGGTCCGCTGTATGTGGCGGGCGCGCCGGAATCGACGGGCCATGCACGGCTCGACAATGGCAACGAACCGGGCGAAACGCTGGTGATGCGTGGCCGTGTTCTCGCCGAAAACGGCGAGCCGGTACGCGACGCGCTGGTCGAAGTGTGGCACGCGAATCATCTGGGCAACTACTCGCACTTCGACAAATCGCAGGCCGAGTTCAACCTGCGCCGCTCGATCCGTACCGACGAAAACGGCACGTACAGCTTCCGCAGCGTGGTGCCGATCGGCTATAGCGTGCCGCCGCAGGGCAAGACGCAACAACTGCTCGATCTGCTTGGTCGTCACGGTCATCGCCCGGCGCATATCCACTTCTTCGTGTCGGCACCCGGTTACCGCAAGCTGACGACGCAGATCAACATCGAAGGTGATCCGTATCTGTGGGATGACTTCGCGTTCGCGACGCGTGAAGGTCTCGTGCCCGCGGTCAAGAAGGAAGAGGGCGCAACGGGCAAGCCTTATGGCATCGACGGCCAGTTCGCGTTGATCGACTTCGACTTCAGCCTCGTCAAGGAACGCGACAACGTGCCGACGAGCGAAGTGGAACGCGTGCGCGCCTGATATCAGCGGTATCGCTGAAAGTGTATGAATGCGGCCGCCGTTCGAGGTGGCCGCGTTGTTTGAAAGCGCGGCATGCAGTGGAAGCCGCGCAACTGCAATGAATCTACAGGGAGTCCACGAATGCTATTTCACGTGAAGATGGTCGTTAAGCTGCCGCCCGATATGCCTGTCGAGCGCGCCAATGAATTGAAGGCCACAGAAAAGGCCCTGGCGCAGCGTCTGCAAAAGGAAGGCATCTGGCGACATCTTTGGCGCATTGCGGGCCTGTACGCGAATTTCAGCGTGTTCGACGTGGAAAGCCCCGCGCAACTCAATGAGATCCTCATGCAGTTGCCGCTTTATCCGTACATGGAAGTGACGGTGGATGCGATGTGCCGCCATCCTTCGTCGATTCACGAAGACGATCGCTAGGCGCTGGCACAAATAAAAAAGGAAGAGACGCGGAGTACCGTCTCTTCCAAAGCACTACCAGGGTAGCCTCAACAGACAACAACAACCACTACAACAAAACCGCTATATCAATCGAGCGCGGAAGCGGGACCGAAGAACTCGTAGCGGCTCTGCTTTTCCGGCACGCCAATCGTCTTCAGATGGCGCTTCACCGCCTGCATGAACGACTTAGGTCCGAGGAAGTACACATCCACATCACGCGAAGCCGGCAGCCATTCGATCAGACGAGCTTCGTCGATATAACCTTCCGCGTGATGCGCGTCGTCGTGCTGACGCGGCTTCTCATACACATAGAAGCGCTTGAGTTGCGGATGACGCGCCGCCAGTTCGTCGATATGGTCGCGGAACGCATGCACGCCACCGTGACGTGTGGCATGAATGAAGTGAATGGGACGCGACGTTTGCAGCGCGGCGTTCAGCATCGCGAGCGTCGGCGTGATACCGACGCCACCGCTGATCAGCACCAGCGGCTTGTCGTTGTGCTCCAGCGTGAAGTCGCCCGACGGTGTGAGCAGGTCCAGCGTCGCGCCTTCATTCACCGAGTCGTGCAGATAGTTCGACGCCTTGCCGTTCGGCTCGCGCTTCACGCTGATCCGATATTCGCGGCCGTTTGCCGCAGCCGACAGTGAATAGTTGCGGCGAATCTCTTCACCGTCGACGATCAGCTTCAGGCCGATGTACTGGCCCGGGTGGAATTCGAGCAGCTCGCCGCCGT
The Paraburkholderia terrae genome window above contains:
- a CDS encoding LysR family transcriptional regulator, with protein sequence MDRLDALRLFVEIAEAGSFSAAARKSTVSTSTVTLALQKLEEEVGARLIMRTTRRLAFTHEGQRFLDDARRVLADWDAAILSLREDGPLNGPIRLTASNDFGRTRVVPLLDKFMSEHPQVQVSLLLTDGHVDLVDQHLDLALRNGPLIDSRLKARLLLTGPRVVCAAPSYWATHGKPMHPAQLSSHNCLILARPDAPFSNWPFVVDGKQIAVRVSGNRVASDGGVLREWAVHGYGVILKNRWDIYHELMSGRLETALDSFIGERVDLFAVYAGAVPSRRVGTFIDFIARELSVDDTLELHPLDSLRPL
- a CDS encoding RrF2 family transcriptional regulator, encoding MSHISAGVEYGLHCLLFLTEAAPGGVAEASVRDLAELQGVPADYVAKLFTKLHKAGLVIATEGAKGGFALARPANQISVLDVVTAIDGDKSLFECREVRTRCAVFGETAPTWATSGVCSIHAVMQNAEKRMREALASQSLEDLAVRTTAKAPRTYGPQVVKWLDGRTTGRRRERGGSRSGSTPGARS
- a CDS encoding FMN-dependent NADH-azoreductase — protein: MKIFHVDSSAKRERSNSRALSRQFIENLRAEGVDVELDYLDVTVDTPPHVTEAFAIATYKEEHERTAEMRATLAASDALCKRLLEADAFVFAMPMYNWSMPSAFKAFIDSATRPGITYKADADGNIVGQLSRQKVLFITTRGADLRPGNPFSSMDALTPALKAAFAFIGANDPRFVDAQPLQFSDQEARIEALKRAHAELASVAADWAAWERARVGSELQETA
- a CDS encoding DUF3331 domain-containing protein translates to MMTRPVEEDIVRRALVGVLMPTPIESARKAQYGPKKKFRMTKRPPPEALEPVEVEPPPAHISILEQLSSKTLSVCWSDPRSGHYADQVWRIGLARMDSFCVLTGMPIRRGDPVFRPRACESYFPANRDRMILASAVPSCPSAIMLD
- a CDS encoding cupin domain-containing protein — translated: MNFVQTVLASTAAACIALTAPHAAHAHGVDGPREHISPAFQTPIANVPGKTMTAIVVDYKPGGVSPSHRHGQAFVVGYVLQGEIRSKVDDGEARVYHAGESWTEAPGVHHMVSENASKTKPAKLLAIFVADDNDKDLVTWDKK
- a CDS encoding YbfB/YjiJ family MFS transporter: MSTDASLPTTSANGQTAVWRHIFAGFCASLVGIGLARFAYTPLIPPLIQAHWFAASDVVYLGAANLAGYLLGALLGRPVAHRLTNTHTLRAMMVLVTVTFLACAFPVSVAWFFFWRLLSGVAGGAIMVLVAATVRPHVPADRKGLASGAIFLGLGVGIAASGTIVPLLLNLGLHNTWIGIAILSAALTLATWYGWPSATKAHAHSAHAAPTAKTHNPSTVRVLYAEYALMAVGLVPTMVFLVDFIARGLGAGAHVGAAYWILYGVGAIFGAPVYGFMADRLGGRFAIRALTLLQIVVVAAFAMSSNQIVIGVLTLVIGSFPPGIVPMMLARVHEVLPHDHAGQHRAWSRATTTFAAFQALAGYSYSALFNSSGGNHRLLFVIGAVALVFVVLVDCAAPLLAREPGQKQNNR
- a CDS encoding LysR family transcriptional regulator, whose product is MELRQLRYFVAVAEERNFTRAAERLNMTQPPLSRQIQQIEDTVGLALFERGARPLKLTEAGRVFYAQAKRLLEESDELLPLTRRLAQLAERIVIGFVPSTLYGPLPDVIRAFREAAPLIQISLIEMFTIEQLSALKGGRIDVGFGRLRFDESQLAREVLVEEPLIAALPSGHALADVAQLTLDALSKETLIIYPSTPRPSYADQQLSAFRDHAVEPAAVHEVRELQTALGLVAAQVGVCLVPESVRGLRARGVTYRSIEETNVSSPIIMSRRLQDQSSTTELFCSIARDLFKRPLAV
- a CDS encoding muconate/chloromuconate family cycloisomerase, which produces MIPSAVQIQAVETILVDVPTIRPHRLSVATMNCQALVLIRIQCADGITGWGEATTIGGLAYGEESPESIKTNIDTYFAPLLKGMDATRPGQAMAKLRECFQGNRFAKCAIETALFDAQAQRFGVPLSELFGGRVTDSVEVAWTLASGDTGRDIDEAHQMLEMKRHRVFKLKIGTRAPAEDIAHVAAIKAAVGDHAEVRVDVNQAWSQAEALWACERLADAGCNLIEQPIAADDRRGLKRLTHLSKVPIMADEALHGPVDAFDVASEHAADVFAVKIAQSGGLTGAASVAAIALAAGVDLYGGTMLEGAVGTIASAQLFSTFRELKWGTELFGPLLLTQEILTEPLRYENFSLQLPQGPGLGIQLDLDKIGRLRRDSKHGASVVKG
- the catA gene encoding catechol 1,2-dioxygenase; translation: MDIKTIDALLNKINESATHEGNARTKQVVNRIIRDLFITIDELDVTPNEFWSALNYLGEAGQSGELGLLAAGLGFEHFLDVRLDEAETKAGLQGGTPRTIEGPLYVAGAPESTGHARLDNGNEPGETLVMRGRVLAENGEPVRDALVEVWHANHLGNYSHFDKSQAEFNLRRSIRTDENGTYSFRSVVPIGYSVPPQGKTQQLLDLLGRHGHRPAHIHFFVSAPGYRKLTTQINIEGDPYLWDDFAFATREGLVPAVKKEEGATGKPYGIDGQFALIDFDFSLVKERDNVPTSEVERVRA
- the catC gene encoding muconolactone Delta-isomerase; amino-acid sequence: MLFHVKMVVKLPPDMPVERANELKATEKALAQRLQKEGIWRHLWRIAGLYANFSVFDVESPAQLNEILMQLPLYPYMEVTVDAMCRHPSSIHEDDR
- the hmpA gene encoding NO-inducible flavohemoprotein, encoding MLSAEHRAIVKATVPLLESGGEALTTHFYKTMLAEYPSVRPLFNQAHQQSGDQPRALANAVLMYARHIDQLEQLGGLVSQIVNKHVALNILPEHYPIVGACLLRAIREVLGAEIATDAVIEAWGAAYQQLADLLIGLEENVYVEKETATGGWRGTRPFVVARKVKESDEITSFYLRPADGGELLEFHPGQYIGLKLIVDGEEIRRNYSLSAAANGREYRISVKREPNGKASNYLHDSVNEGATLDLLTPSGDFTLEHNDKPLVLISGGVGITPTLAMLNAALQTSRPIHFIHATRHGGVHAFRDHIDELAARHPQLKRFYVYEKPRQHDDAHHAEGYIDEARLIEWLPASRDVDVYFLGPKSFMQAVKRHLKTIGVPEKQSRYEFFGPASALD